From Apis cerana isolate GH-2021 linkage group LG10, AcerK_1.0, whole genome shotgun sequence, one genomic window encodes:
- the LOC107994511 gene encoding uncharacterized protein LOC107994511 produces the protein MPRCRPPKFCDYRMARKLMIFFSCLAILLNVPYCLIYTYNEQGDLVTTSFFHSWLYNLQNWLQFVLHGLIPTVLLLVANIIMCHSIRKILKRRQLVLWQKNIREGNRLKDQARMNVMMVGIVFVFLVGEVPTHLASRLTALTLLYGGDPTKVSEYYMETFRMYATLLNAISSSANFVLYCLLSQRFHSHLKHLLTGKTRQGSNNIKSHVSYVVRVKSSDIEINNFECTNVKYF, from the exons ATGCCAAGATGCAGACCACCAAAGTTTTGCGATTATAGAATGGCGagaaaattgatgattttcTTCAGTTGTCTCGCCATTTTGCTTAATGTACCGTATTGTTTGATTTACACCTACAACGAACAAGGAGATTTGGTTACAACGAGTTTCTTTCATTCGTG gctgtataatcttcaaaactGGCTACAATTCGTATTGCATGGTTTGATACCCACTGTTCTCTTGTTGGTGGCGAATATAATCATGTGTCATTCAATCAGAAAAATCTTGAAACGAAGGCAATTGGTGTTGTGGCAGAAAAATATACGGGAAGGAAATCGTCTGAAG GATCAGGCACGAATGAACGTGATGATGGTTGGCATCGTGTTCGTATTCCTTGTCGGCGAGGTGCCAACTCATTTGGCATCACGACTCACTGCTTTGACGCTTCTCTATGGTGGAGATCCGACAAAAGTTTCTGAATATTATATGGAGAC ATTTCGTATGTACGCTACTCTCTTGAATGCGATATCGAGTTCGGCCAATTTTGTGCTCTACTGTTTGCTAAGCCAACGTTTTCATTCACATTTGAAGCATCTTCTGACTGGCAAAACTAGGCAGGGAAGCAATAACATCAAAAGCCACGTTTCATACGTGGTACGAGTCAAATCCAgtgatatcgaaataaataactttgaatGTACTaacgttaaatatttctaa
- the LOC107994510 gene encoding sodium channel protein Nach-like isoform X1 — MNSKYLNARNMYKKKLRKGCLSKFAQTINSFFRNYCENTALHGFRYIIIGKTTFHKIIWLTICVAAIIFCAIMMLRLSLYYLNNPTVTIIDTSNPIKELHFPGITICNNNKVYKPHADKIAQKLLMYGFNRDMTNKLFSSLMKLIRPDKIEIDNATASWALDILGYTVEKLMLELMQPCDLLLVRCGWLGQLYNCSKIFKIVKSKEGFCCGFNYHSIDYNNKFSWLTNYTRAIDNKETNSSDLLPGVSRVLNVPGTGRDIGLAVALNIDAKNYKSSVRQFVGATILIHDPLDYPDVGAQSASLQPAHVMSMTLTGTKIKSSKDLQHIPLIKRMCLFDDELPADINYTLYDGNQKYNYQTCISKCLQKKIHGFCGCLPFFFPDDHPYERTCYLTDVDCILARRRNLSQIQSLHINDCDCLPQCSDVNYEIVTESIPMDNAEFDSEITRGLNLNSTSFLYAYFRDGTYLEYRKQTILGWDNLLASFGGIFGLCLGGSVISFVEFFYYFIIDFFSVRKKKKTQLMDVPPASKLFNSVPINVNLKKYNTSTLNERIFLAWNQQLPKGIWKNSDNKLILPVRRCFKCE; from the exons ATGAATAGTAAATATCTGAATGCTCGTAAcatgtataaaaagaaactgaGGAAGG GATGTTTATCAAAATTCGCGCAAACTATAAACTCATTTTTTCGCAATTATTGCGAAAATACAGCACTACATGGTTTTCGATACATCATTATAGGCAAAACgacttttcataaaataatttggttAACG ATCTGTGTGGCAGCAATTATCTTTTGCGCAATAATGATGTTACGTCTATCGCTGTACTATTTGAACAATCCTACAGTGACGATAATTGACACATCGAATCCCATAAAAGAATTACATTTTCCAGGTATCACTATATGTAACAACAACAAAGTATACAAACCTCATGCTGATAAAATCGCACAAAAATT gcTGATGTATGGATTCAATAGAGACATGACTAACAAATTGTTCTCTTCTCTGATGAAACTGATACGGCCAGACAAAATTGAGATCGATAACGCAACTGCGTCCTGGGCCCTCGACATTCTTGGTTATACTGTGGAGAAACTTATGCTCGAG ttGATGCAACCTTGCGACCTGTTGCTAGTGAGATGCGGTTGGTTGGGACAACTTTACAATTgtagtaaaattttcaaaatagtgAAATCGAAGGAGGGTTTCTGTTGtggttttaattatcattctatCGATTACAA taataaattttcatggtTGACAAATTATACGAGGGCTATTGACAACAAAGAAACGAATTCTTCCGATCTTCTACCAGGTGTTAGCCGCGTTCTG AATGTACCTGGAACAGGACGTGACATAGGTTTGGCAGTGGCGTTGAATATCGatgctaaaaattataaaagttcgGTAAGACAATTTGTAGGTGCCACAATTTTGATCCACGATCCATTAGATTATCCGGATGTCGGTGCACAATCTGCGAGTTTGCAACCGGCCCATGTAATGTCGATGACACTTACAGGcacgaaaataaaaagctCGAAAGATCTTCAGCATATACCTCTAATTAAAAGGATGTGCCTGTTTGATGATGag cTACCTGCAGATATAAATTACACATTATACGATGGGAaccagaaatataattatcaaacatGCATCTCGAAATgcttacaaaagaaaattcatggCTTTTGTGGATGCTtgcccttttttttccctgaTGATc ATCCATACGAGCGCACTTGTTATTTGACGGATGTGGATTGCATTCTGGCTCGTAGGA GAAATCTGTCGCAGATACAATCATTGCACATCAACGATTGCGATTGTCTTCCACAATGTAGCGATGTAAATTACGAAATAGTTACTGAATCGATACCAATGGACAACGCAGAATTTGATTCTGAAATAAC GCGTGGCTTAAACCTTAATAGCACTTCGTTTCTGTACGCTTATTTTCGAGATGGCACGTATCTCGAGTACCGGAAGCAAACTATCTTAGGATGGGACAATCTTCTCG cTTCCTTTGGAGGAATCTTTGGACTTTGCCTGGGTGGTTCGGTGATAAGTTTCgttgaattcttttattatttcataattgacTTTTTTTCCgttcgtaaaaagaaaaaaacacaaCTGATGGATGTACCGCCTGCTTCTAAATTATTCAACTCCGTTCCGATAAacgtaaatttgaaaaaatacaatacgTCAACTCTGAATGAACGTATTTTCCTTGCATGGAATCAGCAACTTCCCAAaggaatttggaaaaattctgaTAATAAACTCA TTTTGCCAGTCAGAAGATGCTTCAAATGTGAATGA
- the LOC107994510 gene encoding sodium channel protein Nach-like isoform X2, producing MNSKYLNARNMYKKKLRKGCLSKFAQTINSFFRNYCENTALHGFRYIIIGKTTFHKIIWLTICVAAIIFCAIMMLRLSLYYLNNPTVTIIDTSNPIKELHFPGITICNNNKVYKPHADKIAQKLLMYGFNRDMTNKLFSSLMKLIRPDKIEIDNATASWALDILGYTVEKLMLELMQPCDLLLVRCGWLGQLYNCSKIFKIVKSKEGFCCGFNYHSIDYNNKFSWLTNYTRAIDNKETNSSDLLPGVSRVLNVPGTGRDIGLAVALNIDAKNYKSSVRQFVGATILIHDPLDYPDVGAQSASLQPAHVMSMTLTGTKIKSSKDLQHIPLIKRMCLFDDELPADINYTLYDGNQKYNYQTCISKCLQKKIHGFCGCLPFFFPDDHPYERTCYLTDVDCILARRRNLSQIQSLHINDCDCLPQCSDVNYEIVTESIPMDNAEFDSEITRGLNLNSTSFLYAYFRDGTYLEYRKQTILGWDNLLASFGGIFGLCLGGSVISFVEFFYYFIIDFFSVRKKKKTQLMDVPPASKLFNSVPINVNLKKYNTSTLNERIFLAWNQQLPKGIWKNSDNKLKTFVGSPP from the exons ATGAATAGTAAATATCTGAATGCTCGTAAcatgtataaaaagaaactgaGGAAGG GATGTTTATCAAAATTCGCGCAAACTATAAACTCATTTTTTCGCAATTATTGCGAAAATACAGCACTACATGGTTTTCGATACATCATTATAGGCAAAACgacttttcataaaataatttggttAACG ATCTGTGTGGCAGCAATTATCTTTTGCGCAATAATGATGTTACGTCTATCGCTGTACTATTTGAACAATCCTACAGTGACGATAATTGACACATCGAATCCCATAAAAGAATTACATTTTCCAGGTATCACTATATGTAACAACAACAAAGTATACAAACCTCATGCTGATAAAATCGCACAAAAATT gcTGATGTATGGATTCAATAGAGACATGACTAACAAATTGTTCTCTTCTCTGATGAAACTGATACGGCCAGACAAAATTGAGATCGATAACGCAACTGCGTCCTGGGCCCTCGACATTCTTGGTTATACTGTGGAGAAACTTATGCTCGAG ttGATGCAACCTTGCGACCTGTTGCTAGTGAGATGCGGTTGGTTGGGACAACTTTACAATTgtagtaaaattttcaaaatagtgAAATCGAAGGAGGGTTTCTGTTGtggttttaattatcattctatCGATTACAA taataaattttcatggtTGACAAATTATACGAGGGCTATTGACAACAAAGAAACGAATTCTTCCGATCTTCTACCAGGTGTTAGCCGCGTTCTG AATGTACCTGGAACAGGACGTGACATAGGTTTGGCAGTGGCGTTGAATATCGatgctaaaaattataaaagttcgGTAAGACAATTTGTAGGTGCCACAATTTTGATCCACGATCCATTAGATTATCCGGATGTCGGTGCACAATCTGCGAGTTTGCAACCGGCCCATGTAATGTCGATGACACTTACAGGcacgaaaataaaaagctCGAAAGATCTTCAGCATATACCTCTAATTAAAAGGATGTGCCTGTTTGATGATGag cTACCTGCAGATATAAATTACACATTATACGATGGGAaccagaaatataattatcaaacatGCATCTCGAAATgcttacaaaagaaaattcatggCTTTTGTGGATGCTtgcccttttttttccctgaTGATc ATCCATACGAGCGCACTTGTTATTTGACGGATGTGGATTGCATTCTGGCTCGTAGGA GAAATCTGTCGCAGATACAATCATTGCACATCAACGATTGCGATTGTCTTCCACAATGTAGCGATGTAAATTACGAAATAGTTACTGAATCGATACCAATGGACAACGCAGAATTTGATTCTGAAATAAC GCGTGGCTTAAACCTTAATAGCACTTCGTTTCTGTACGCTTATTTTCGAGATGGCACGTATCTCGAGTACCGGAAGCAAACTATCTTAGGATGGGACAATCTTCTCG cTTCCTTTGGAGGAATCTTTGGACTTTGCCTGGGTGGTTCGGTGATAAGTTTCgttgaattcttttattatttcataattgacTTTTTTTCCgttcgtaaaaagaaaaaaacacaaCTGATGGATGTACCGCCTGCTTCTAAATTATTCAACTCCGTTCCGATAAacgtaaatttgaaaaaatacaatacgTCAACTCTGAATGAACGTATTTTCCTTGCATGGAATCAGCAACTTCCCAAaggaatttggaaaaattctgaTAATAAACTCA AAACTTTTGTCGGATCTCCACCATAG